Proteins encoded within one genomic window of Actinoplanes octamycinicus:
- a CDS encoding acyl-CoA dehydrogenase family protein has protein sequence MTAFVESAERRELREAVARLGQKYGESYFYAAARDGRKTTELWQEAAAHGYLGVSIPEQYGGGGGEIGDLAAVLEELATAGCPLLLMVVSPAIVGTVIAQFGTEAQKQRWLPGIADGSATYVFGITEPDAGSNTHQIATQARRDGDEWVLTGGKTYISGVDEASYVLVVARVGTRPSLFMVPVDAPGFTYRKIDMGLVAPEDQFTLFFDDVRLPADALIGSEEAGFDQLFAGLNPERIMAASSATGMARWALRKAVGYAGDRQVWGVPIGAHQAISHPLAKLHVEIEAARLLTQKAAALHAAGDLKAAGEAANMAKYAAGEAVCAAVDQAIQTHGGNGLATEYGLVQALATSRLTRLAPVSREMALNFVAQFSLGLPRSY, from the coding sequence ATGACCGCTTTTGTCGAGTCCGCGGAACGCCGGGAGCTGCGCGAGGCGGTCGCCCGCCTGGGCCAGAAATACGGCGAGTCCTACTTCTACGCTGCCGCCCGGGACGGCCGGAAGACCACCGAGCTGTGGCAGGAGGCGGCCGCCCACGGCTACCTCGGGGTGTCCATTCCGGAACAGTACGGCGGAGGCGGCGGCGAGATCGGCGACCTGGCCGCCGTCCTGGAGGAACTGGCCACCGCCGGATGTCCGCTCCTGCTCATGGTGGTGTCACCAGCCATCGTCGGCACGGTGATCGCCCAGTTCGGCACCGAGGCGCAGAAACAGCGCTGGCTCCCGGGCATCGCCGACGGCTCGGCCACCTACGTCTTCGGGATCACCGAACCGGACGCCGGCTCGAACACCCACCAGATCGCCACCCAGGCCCGCCGGGACGGCGACGAGTGGGTGCTGACCGGCGGCAAGACCTACATCAGCGGCGTCGACGAGGCCTCCTACGTCCTGGTGGTGGCCCGGGTCGGCACACGCCCGTCGCTGTTCATGGTCCCGGTCGACGCCCCCGGTTTCACCTACCGGAAGATCGACATGGGCCTGGTCGCCCCGGAGGACCAGTTCACCCTCTTCTTCGACGACGTCCGGCTGCCCGCCGACGCGCTGATCGGCAGCGAGGAAGCCGGCTTCGACCAGCTCTTCGCCGGCCTGAACCCGGAACGCATCATGGCCGCCTCGTCCGCCACCGGAATGGCCCGCTGGGCGCTGCGCAAGGCGGTCGGCTACGCCGGCGACCGCCAGGTGTGGGGCGTACCGATCGGCGCCCACCAGGCGATCTCCCACCCCCTCGCCAAGCTGCACGTGGAGATCGAAGCCGCTCGCCTGCTCACCCAGAAGGCCGCCGCCCTGCACGCCGCCGGCGACCTGAAAGCCGCCGGCGAGGCCGCCAACATGGCGAAGTACGCGGCCGGCGAGGCCGTCTGCGCCGCCGTCGACCAGGCCATCCAGACGCACGGCGGCAACGGCCTCGCCACCGAGTACGGCCTGGTCCAGGCCCTTGCCACGTCGCGCCTCACCCGGCTGGCCCCGGTCAGCCGCGAGATGGCCCTGAATTTCGTGGCCCAGTTCTCCCTCGGCCTGCCGCGCTCCTATTGA